One Dysosmobacter welbionis DNA segment encodes these proteins:
- a CDS encoding ABC transporter ATP-binding protein gives MVSLAARFYDATEGTVLVDGVDVRDYTFDALYDRIGYVTQKAILFSGDVRGNVLFGASRGKDSDADVQKALELAQASEFVDRMPGGIHAPIAEGGTNVSGGQKQRLSIARALARRPEILVFDDSFSALDYRTDTRLRAGLDRELKDTTRLIVAQRIGTIRNADKIIVLDEGRMVGMGTHEELMQTCPIYQEIARSQLSQEELGA, from the coding sequence CTGGTCAGCCTGGCCGCCCGGTTCTATGATGCCACGGAGGGCACTGTGCTGGTGGACGGGGTGGACGTTCGGGACTACACCTTCGACGCCCTGTATGACCGCATCGGCTATGTAACTCAGAAGGCCATCCTGTTCTCCGGAGACGTCCGCGGCAACGTGCTGTTCGGCGCCAGCCGGGGCAAGGATTCCGATGCGGACGTTCAAAAGGCTCTGGAGCTGGCCCAGGCCAGCGAGTTTGTGGACAGGATGCCCGGAGGCATCCATGCCCCCATCGCCGAGGGAGGCACCAACGTATCCGGCGGCCAGAAGCAGCGGCTCTCCATCGCACGGGCCCTGGCGAGGCGCCCGGAGATCCTGGTGTTCGACGACTCCTTCTCCGCCCTGGACTACCGGACGGATACCAGGCTCCGTGCCGGCCTGGACCGGGAGCTGAAGGATACCACTCGACTGATCGTGGCTCAACGGATCGGCACCATCCGGAACGCGGACAAGATCATCGTTCTGGACGAGGGGAGGATGGTGGGGATGGGTACCCACGAGGAACTGATGCAAACCTGCCCGATCTACCAGGAGATCGCCCGGTCCCAGCTCTCCCAGGAAGAGCTGGGGGCTTAA
- a CDS encoding ABC transporter ATP-binding protein: MPKMMQNRMCAPGKSRRGIGGVLRELFTYSNKLKAPSVAAFCFAVAGAVLTIIGPSLLSRITDLISDALDGEIDLAAIGRTGVILLVIYGFSAVFTYVEHFIMATVTLELSRDMRQDLSRKINRVPMSYFSKVSYGDILSRITNDVSTLQQALANSLPSMISAVAQFLGCLVMMFGTEWRMALAAIAVTALGFLIMAAVMLRSQKYFTARQENLSTLNGYIEEMYSGHDVVRLSRANEQVKETFGGMNAVLYDAEWRSQFLSGIMQPLMTIIGNLGYVAVCVLGSALAMSGEISFGVIVAFILYVRLFTSPLSTLAQGMTQMQTAAAAGDHVFDFLHEKELPDETGKRRELSPVQGEVEFEHVRFSYPNHPDKIIIKDFSAHIQPGQKVAIVGPTGAGKTTMVNLLMRFFEINSGNIKIDGVPTSEMTREGVHDLFSMVLQDTWLFEGTVRENLVYNKTGVTDQQLEEACRACGIYHFIETLPHGFDTVLDDSIAISSGQKQLLTIARAMIQGNPMLILDEATSSVDTRTELITQQAMDRLTEHRTSFVIAHRLSTIKNADLILVLKDGDIIEQGTHKELLAKGGFYADLYNSQFEKAS, from the coding sequence ATGCCAAAGATGATGCAGAACAGAATGTGCGCGCCGGGAAAGAGCAGGCGCGGCATCGGCGGTGTGCTCAGAGAACTGTTCACCTATTCCAACAAATTGAAAGCGCCCTCTGTTGCGGCCTTTTGCTTCGCCGTGGCCGGCGCAGTGCTGACCATCATCGGCCCCAGCCTGCTCAGTCGGATCACGGACCTCATCTCCGACGCCCTGGACGGGGAGATCGATCTGGCCGCCATCGGCCGCACCGGCGTAATCCTGCTGGTGATCTACGGCTTCAGTGCCGTCTTTACCTATGTGGAGCACTTCATCATGGCTACGGTCACCCTGGAGCTGTCCCGGGATATGCGGCAGGACCTGTCCCGAAAAATCAACCGGGTGCCCATGAGCTACTTCAGCAAGGTGTCTTATGGTGACATCCTCAGCCGCATCACCAACGACGTAAGTACTCTGCAGCAGGCCCTGGCCAACAGCCTGCCCTCCATGATCAGCGCAGTGGCCCAATTCCTCGGCTGTCTGGTGATGATGTTTGGCACTGAGTGGCGTATGGCGCTGGCAGCCATTGCCGTCACGGCACTGGGCTTCCTCATCATGGCTGCGGTGATGCTCCGGTCCCAGAAGTACTTCACCGCCCGGCAGGAGAACCTGAGCACCCTGAACGGCTATATTGAGGAGATGTACTCCGGCCACGACGTGGTGCGCCTCTCCCGGGCCAACGAGCAGGTAAAAGAGACCTTCGGCGGGATGAATGCCGTTCTGTACGACGCAGAGTGGCGCAGCCAGTTCCTCTCCGGCATCATGCAGCCCCTGATGACTATCATCGGCAACCTGGGCTATGTGGCGGTCTGCGTCCTGGGTTCCGCCCTGGCCATGAGCGGAGAGATCTCCTTCGGCGTCATTGTTGCGTTCATCCTCTATGTGCGGCTGTTCACCTCTCCCCTGAGCACCCTGGCCCAGGGCATGACCCAGATGCAGACGGCGGCAGCCGCCGGCGACCACGTCTTCGACTTTCTCCACGAGAAAGAGCTGCCCGATGAGACCGGCAAGCGCCGCGAACTCTCTCCTGTGCAGGGCGAAGTCGAATTTGAACACGTCCGATTCAGCTATCCGAATCATCCGGATAAGATCATCATCAAGGACTTCTCTGCCCATATTCAGCCGGGGCAGAAGGTGGCTATTGTGGGTCCCACCGGAGCGGGCAAGACCACGATGGTCAATCTGCTGATGCGCTTCTTTGAGATCAACAGCGGAAACATCAAAATCGACGGCGTGCCCACCTCTGAAATGACCCGGGAGGGCGTCCACGACCTGTTCAGCATGGTACTCCAGGACACCTGGCTGTTTGAGGGGACTGTCCGGGAAAATCTGGTCTACAACAAGACCGGGGTCACGGACCAGCAGCTGGAGGAGGCCTGCCGGGCCTGCGGCATCTATCACTTCATCGAAACCCTGCCCCACGGCTTTGATACCGTGCTGGATGACAGCATTGCCATTTCCTCCGGGCAGAAGCAGCTGCTCACCATCGCCCGGGCCATGATTCAGGGCAATCCCATGCTGATTCTGGACGAGGCCACCTCCTCGGTGGATACCCGCACAGAGCTCATCACCCAGCAGGCCATGGACCGGCTGACGGAGCACCGCACCAGCTTTGTCATCGCCCACCGGCTGTCCACCATCAAAAACGCCGACCTGATTCTGGTGCTGAAGGACGGCGATATCATCGAGCAAGGCACGCACAAGGAACTCCTGGCCAAAGGCGGCTTCTACGCTGACCTGTACAACAGCCAGTTTGAAAAGGCCTCGTGA
- a CDS encoding 3'-5' exonuclease: protein MLRTEGSQERLDNLAELKQSVYEYETTCGEEVTLEHYLAHVALFTNADTAEQGDKVRLMTVHAAKGLEFPYVFLCGMNEGIFPSRKVRTQQAMEEERRLAFVALTRAEKGLYISEADGRNFDGTPRYPSRFLLDIDRNLLAFTRPPEEGLIRAARDYIGHSQTYLPETDGNMAFSVGQRVKHILFGSGTVLDVDMDKGAHVVQFDEMETPRKISFRAKLERI, encoded by the coding sequence ATGCTCCGCACCGAGGGCAGCCAGGAACGGCTGGACAATCTGGCGGAGCTGAAGCAGTCGGTATATGAGTACGAGACCACCTGCGGGGAGGAGGTCACCCTGGAGCACTATCTGGCCCATGTGGCTCTGTTCACCAATGCCGACACGGCGGAGCAGGGAGACAAGGTGAGGCTGATGACCGTTCACGCCGCCAAGGGCCTGGAATTTCCCTATGTGTTCCTCTGCGGCATGAATGAGGGGATCTTCCCCTCCCGGAAGGTGCGGACGCAGCAGGCCATGGAGGAGGAGCGGCGGCTGGCGTTTGTGGCGCTGACACGGGCGGAGAAGGGACTGTACATCTCCGAGGCAGACGGACGGAACTTCGACGGCACCCCCCGGTATCCCTCCCGCTTTCTTCTGGACATCGACCGCAATCTCCTGGCCTTCACCCGGCCGCCGGAGGAGGGCTTGATCCGGGCGGCCCGGGACTATATCGGCCACAGCCAGACCTATCTGCCGGAGACCGACGGGAACATGGCATTCTCCGTGGGGCAGCGGGTGAAGCATATTCTGTTCGGCTCCGGTACGGTGCTGGATGTGGACATGGACAAGGGTGCTCATGTGGTACAGTTCGATGAGATGGAGACGCCCCGAAAGATATCCTTCCGGGCGAAGCTGGAACGGATTTGA
- a CDS encoding ATP-dependent helicase, whose protein sequence is MTDLLSGLNAAQRQAVTETEGFVRVIAGAGSGKTRALSHRFAFLVNELGILPGNILCVTFTNKSANEMRQRIHILTGDNDTGYINTFHGFCVSVLQEDSYAVQYPKSFLVLDNADIDAMLQIIYEERGLTLRDMTFSAARDMVEMQKLFKRPDYYLDMIAMPLDTLKEKYDQADTPADIIFYGYLYQEKKCFGLDYNDLIKFSLYIFQQHPDIRLKWQQRLEYIMIDEFQDIDQLQYELMEVLCGYHKNLFIVGDPDQTIYTWRGADVKYLLDFDKKFPGTKTILMMENYRSAPEILSAANSLIDKNRTRIKKELQPTLPSGSPVICHFAQTQEAEAEWIAGEMKELHEAGTPYRDMTVLYRAHYVTRAVEEVLLGEKIPYTIYSGVQFFDRMEIKDALSYLRMIAYKDDLSFRRIVNVPKRNLGKRRMAFLQEYAERQGRSLYQALQDNLEDPLFKGTGAGRFVGLIESFAAGYGGDRCPRCFRPSSMRAATRRCSAPRAARNGWTIWRS, encoded by the coding sequence ATGACCGATTTGCTCTCCGGCCTCAACGCTGCCCAGCGCCAGGCTGTGACCGAAACCGAAGGATTTGTCCGTGTCATTGCCGGAGCCGGCTCCGGCAAGACAAGGGCGCTCTCCCATCGTTTTGCCTTTCTGGTGAACGAGCTGGGCATCCTGCCGGGAAATATCCTCTGCGTCACCTTCACCAACAAATCCGCAAATGAGATGCGCCAGCGCATCCACATCCTCACCGGCGACAATGACACGGGCTATATCAACACCTTCCACGGTTTCTGCGTCTCCGTGCTCCAGGAGGACAGCTACGCCGTCCAGTATCCCAAAAGCTTTCTGGTGCTGGACAACGCGGACATCGACGCTATGCTCCAAATCATCTACGAGGAGCGGGGATTGACGCTGCGGGATATGACCTTCTCCGCAGCCCGGGACATGGTCGAGATGCAGAAGCTGTTCAAGCGTCCGGACTACTATCTGGATATGATCGCCATGCCTCTGGACACGCTGAAGGAGAAGTATGACCAGGCGGACACCCCGGCAGACATCATTTTCTACGGCTATCTGTATCAGGAGAAGAAGTGTTTCGGACTGGATTATAACGACCTGATCAAGTTCTCCCTGTATATTTTCCAGCAGCATCCTGACATTCGGCTCAAGTGGCAGCAGCGGCTGGAGTACATCATGATCGACGAGTTCCAGGATATCGACCAGCTTCAGTACGAGCTGATGGAGGTTCTGTGTGGTTACCACAAGAACCTCTTCATCGTGGGAGACCCGGACCAGACCATCTACACCTGGCGGGGCGCCGACGTGAAGTACCTGCTGGACTTTGACAAGAAGTTTCCGGGGACAAAAACGATTCTAATGATGGAGAACTACCGCTCTGCGCCGGAGATTCTCTCTGCCGCGAATTCCCTGATCGACAAGAACCGGACTCGTATCAAAAAGGAATTGCAGCCCACGCTGCCCTCCGGCAGTCCGGTCATCTGCCACTTCGCGCAGACCCAGGAGGCGGAGGCCGAATGGATAGCGGGGGAGATGAAGGAGCTTCACGAGGCGGGCACGCCATACCGGGACATGACGGTGCTCTACCGGGCCCACTATGTGACCCGGGCGGTGGAGGAAGTCCTGCTGGGAGAGAAGATCCCCTATACGATTTACAGCGGCGTCCAGTTCTTTGACCGTATGGAAATCAAGGACGCCCTCTCGTACTTGCGGATGATTGCCTACAAGGACGACCTTTCCTTCCGGCGGATCGTCAACGTCCCCAAGCGGAATCTTGGGAAGCGGCGGATGGCATTTTTGCAGGAGTACGCAGAGAGGCAGGGCCGCTCCCTGTATCAGGCGCTGCAGGACAATCTGGAGGACCCACTTTTCAAAGGAACAGGCGCCGGAAGGTTTGTCGGCCTGATAGAGTCCTTTGCCGCCGGATATGGGGGAGACCGGTGTCCGAGGTGCTTTCGGCCCTCCTCAATGAGAGCGGCTACGAGAAGATGCTCCGCACCGAGGGCAGCCAGGAACGGCTGGACAATCTGGCGGAGCTGA